A window from Cryptomeria japonica chromosome 1, Sugi_1.0, whole genome shotgun sequence encodes these proteins:
- the LOC131071678 gene encoding uncharacterized protein LOC131071678 — protein MASSMIIKLAVIAFTSAISLQCVLGVLTCEELPLQLCAFSVSSSGARCVLEKSILRDGRAQYQCLTSEVMVEKISEWIETEECLNNCGLDRMVVGMSSDNLMEYRFTSKLCSPQCYNTCHNIVNLYFNLAAGEGVYLPSLCKAHRSGSRRMVSEVLNGEQSSITAESFNFASPPSSSSTMDITTAIPVASRVP, from the exons ATGGCTTCATCCATGATAATTAAGCTCGCAGTCATTGCCTTCACATCAGCTATCAGCCTGCAATGTGTTCTGG GTGTCCTGACTTGTGAGGAGTTGCCTCTTCAGCTCTGTGCATTTTCTGTTTCATCGTCAGGAGCACGGTGTGTTCTTGAGAAATCTATCTTGAGGGACGGCAGAGCCCAATACCAGTGTCTG ACATCAGAGGTGATGGTAGAAAAGATAAGTGAATGGATTGAAACAGAAGAATGTTTAAACAACTGTGGGCTTGACAGAATGGTAGTGGGAATGTCCAGTGATAATTTAATGGAGTACAGATTTACCAGCAAACTGTGCTCTCCACAGTGTTATAACACTTGCCACAACATTGTGAATCTCTACTTCAATCTTGCTGCTGGAGAAG GTGTGTACTTGCCTAGCCTGTGCAAAGCTCACAGAAGTGGGTCCCGGCGCATGGTAAGCGAAGTTTTGAATGGAGAACAGTCAAGTATTACAGCTGAATCATTCAACTTTgcttctcctccttcttcttcttccaccaTGGACATCACAACCGCCATTCCTGTGGCTTCTCGAGTTCCATAG